A segment of the Streptomyces sp. Tu 2975 genome:
CTCCGGGGCGTTGGAGATCCACCGCTTCTCGCCGCTCAGCCGCCAGCCGCGGCCGTCGGGCACCGCTTTCAGGGCGAGCGCGGCGGCGTCGGAGCCCGCTTCCGGCTCGCTGAGCGCGAAGGCGGCGACGGCGCGGCCCGCGACCACCTCGGGGAGCCAGCGGCCGCGCTGCTCCTCGTTACCCGCCTGGACGAGCGGCGAGGTGCCGAGTCCCTGGAGGGCGAGGGCGGTCTCCGCCTCCGTGCAGCCGTACGCCAGGGACTCACGCAGCAGGCACAGTTCGAGCGCGCCGGCCGTGAACAGACGTTCCAGCAACCCGAGTTCGCCGAGTGCCTGGATCAAGGGGCGGTTGACGCGGCCAGGTTCACCCTTCTCCGCGAGCGGACGGAGCCGTTCTTCCGTCAGGGTGCGCAGCCGCGCGCACCAGGCGGTCTGTACCGGATCGAGCGAGAATACGGACATTCGTGCTCCCACTGAGAACGGCCTGGACGGTCCGCGGCCGGCCGGGGACGGCCCTGGCGGCGCCTTCGGAAAGCACGGTATCGCGAACTGTTGACTGTCGTCACTGTCACGATACGCTCGTTGGGCGACGCCGACCCGACAGGGGGCGAACCATGGAGCTGACACCCTCGGCCCACCTCGACACCTTCGCGCGCGACCATCTGCCGCCCATCGGCCAGTGGCCGGAACTCCTCTTCGAGCTGCCCGAGCTGCGGTATCCGCAGCACCTCAACTGCGGCGAGGAGTTGCTCGACCGTACGATCGAGCGCTTCGGCGCGGACCGCCCCGTCTTCCGTGCGGGCGCGGGAGAGGTCTGGTCGTACGGGCGACTGCGCGAGCAGGTGGACCGGATCGCGCACGTCCTCACCACGGAACTCGGGGTGGTCCCCGGCAACCGGGTGCTGCTGCGCGGGCCGACGACGCCGCATCTCGCCGCGTGCTGGCTCGCCGTGATGAAGGCGGGCGCCGTGGCGGTGACCGTCCTGGCGCAGCACCGGGCCGTGGAACTGGCCACGGTGTGCGAGATCGCCTCGGTCGGCCACGCCCTCTGCGACGTGCGGACGGTCGACGACCTGGTCAAGGCGGAGGTGCCGGGGCTGCGGATCACCGCCTACGGCGGCGACGCCCCCGACGACCTGCTGCGCCTGGCCGCCGCGGCCGGGCCGAAGCCCTACGAGCCGGTGCCGACTGCGGCCGACGACGTCGCGCTGATCGCCTTCACGTCGGGCACCACAGGCCGCCCCAAAGGGTGCATGCACTTCCACCGGGACGTGCTGGCGATCGCCGACACGTTCTCCGCTCATGTGCTGCAACCGGAGCCCGACGACGTGTTCGCCGGCAGCCCGCCGCTCGGCTTCACCTTCGGGCTCGGCGGGCTCGTCGTCTTCCCCATGCGGGCCGGGGCGTCGGCGCTGCTGCTGGAACAGGCCGGCCCCGGGCAGCTGCTGCCCGCGATCGCGGAGCACCGGGTGTCGGTGCTGTTCACCGCGCCGACCGCGTACCGGGTGATGCTCGACCAGCTCGACTCCCACGACACCCGGTCCCTGCGCCGCTGCGTGTCGGCCGGGGAGAACCTGCCCGCCGCGACCTGGCAGGCATGGCTGGAACGGACCGGGCAGCGGATCATCAACGGCATCGGGGCGACCGAGCTGCTGCACATCTTCATCTCCGCCGCGGACGGGTCGATCAGGCCAGGCACCACCGGTGTCCCCGTGCCCGGGTGGCAGGCGCGTGTGGTGGACGGCGAGGGTCTGCCGGTGCCGGACGGCGAGCCGGGGCTGCTGGCCGTTCGCGGCCCGGTGGGCTGCCGCTATCTGGCCGACCCGCGGCAGACCCAGTACGTGCGGGGCGGCTGGAACCTCACCGGTGACACCTATGTCCGCGAGCCCGACGGCTGGTTCCGCTACGTCGCCCGCGCCGACGACATGATCATCTCGGCCGGGTACAACATCGCCGGGCCCGAGGTGGAGGACGCTCTCCTGCACCATCCCGACGTCGCGGAGGCAGCGGTCGTCGGACGGCCCGACGAACTGAGGGGCCAGATCGCCGTGGCCTATGTCGTACTGCGGGAGGGCGCGACGAGCGACGAGGCGACGGCCGACGCCCTGCGGGACTTCGTCAAGGAGCGGCTGACGCCGTTCAAGTGTCCCCGGGAAGTCGTCTTCCTGGACGCTCTGCCGCGTACACCGACCGGCAAGCTGCAGCGCTACCGGCTGCGAGCTCTAGAGTGATCGCGTGGTCGAGCAGCACACCCCAAGATCCCTGATCGTCACCCTGTACGGCGCGTACGGACGCGAACGGCCGGGTCCGCTCGCCGTGGCCGAGCTGATCCGGCTGCTGGGCGTCCTGGGCGTCGACGCCCCGTCCGTGCGTTCCTCGGTCTCCCGGCTCAAACGGCGCGGGCTGCTCGTGCCGGAACGGACCCAGGAGGGCGCGGCCGGTTACGCGCTGTCCGAGGACGCCCGCCAGCTCCTCGACGACGGGGACCGGCGGATCTACGCGCCCTCCTCCGCCGACCTGTCCGACGGCTGGGTCATCGCTGTGTTCTCGGTGCCCGAGGCCGAGCGGCACAAGCGCCACCTGTTGCGCTCGCGGCTGGTCAGGCTCGGCTTCGGCGCCGCCGCGCCCGGGGTGTGGATCGCGCCCGCCCGGCTCTGCGAGGAGACCCGGCACACGCTGCGGCGGCTGCGGCTCGACACGTACGTCGAGCTGTTCCGCGGTGAGCACCTCGGGTTCGCGGCGACGGCGGAGGCGGTCTCCCGCTGGTGGGAC
Coding sequences within it:
- a CDS encoding AMP-binding protein; protein product: MELTPSAHLDTFARDHLPPIGQWPELLFELPELRYPQHLNCGEELLDRTIERFGADRPVFRAGAGEVWSYGRLREQVDRIAHVLTTELGVVPGNRVLLRGPTTPHLAACWLAVMKAGAVAVTVLAQHRAVELATVCEIASVGHALCDVRTVDDLVKAEVPGLRITAYGGDAPDDLLRLAAAAGPKPYEPVPTAADDVALIAFTSGTTGRPKGCMHFHRDVLAIADTFSAHVLQPEPDDVFAGSPPLGFTFGLGGLVVFPMRAGASALLLEQAGPGQLLPAIAEHRVSVLFTAPTAYRVMLDQLDSHDTRSLRRCVSAGENLPAATWQAWLERTGQRIINGIGATELLHIFISAADGSIRPGTTGVPVPGWQARVVDGEGLPVPDGEPGLLAVRGPVGCRYLADPRQTQYVRGGWNLTGDTYVREPDGWFRYVARADDMIISAGYNIAGPEVEDALLHHPDVAEAAVVGRPDELRGQIAVAYVVLREGATSDEATADALRDFVKERLTPFKCPREVVFLDALPRTPTGKLQRYRLRALE
- a CDS encoding PaaX family transcriptional regulator C-terminal domain-containing protein codes for the protein MVEQHTPRSLIVTLYGAYGRERPGPLAVAELIRLLGVLGVDAPSVRSSVSRLKRRGLLVPERTQEGAAGYALSEDARQLLDDGDRRIYAPSSADLSDGWVIAVFSVPEAERHKRHLLRSRLVRLGFGAAAPGVWIAPARLCEETRHTLRRLRLDTYVELFRGEHLGFAATAEAVSRWWDLAAIAKQHEDFLDRHEPVLRAWDARGETPAQDAYRDYLPALDSWRRLPYADPGLPAELLPQGWPGGRSAEVFGRLHARLRDAGAPFVTGESQP